The Suncus etruscus isolate mSunEtr1 chromosome 14, mSunEtr1.pri.cur, whole genome shotgun sequence genome contains a region encoding:
- the LOC126027046 gene encoding probable UDP-sugar transporter protein SLC35A4, whose amino-acid sequence MSVEDGGRPSLGRHRQARWTLMLLLSTTMYGAHAPLLALCHVEGRVPFQPSSAVLLTELTKLLLCSFSLLMGWQTWPRGPPPWRLAAPFALSALLYGANNNLVIYLQHYMDPSTYQVLSNLKIGSTALFYCLCLRRRLSARQGLALLLLMAAGACYAAGGLQDPGSILPRSTEAGAASPMPLHITPLGLLLLILYCIISGLSSVYTELIMKRQRLPLALQNLFLYTFGVLLNLGLYAGSSPGPSLLEGFSGWAVLMVLSQAVNGLLMSAIMKHGSSITRLFVVSCSLVVNAVLSAALLRLQLTAAFFLATLLIGLAVHLYYGSR is encoded by the coding sequence ATGAGTGTAGAGGACGGGGGTAGACCAAGCCTGGGCCGTCACAGGCAGGCCCGCTGGACCTTGATGCTACTCCTGTCCACTACCATGTATGGTGCCCATGCCCCGTTGCTGGCTCTATGCCATGTGGAAGGCCGCGTGCCCTTCCAGCCTTCCTCGGCCGTGCTGCTGACGGAGCTGACCAAGCTACTCCTGTGCTCCTTCTCCCTCCTGATGGGCTGGCAGACATGGCCACGGGGACCTCCACCCTGGCGCTTGGCTGCCCCCTTTGCACTATCAGCTCTGCTCTATGGCGCGAACAATAACCTGGTGATCTATCTGCAGCACTACATGGATCCCAGCACCTACCAGGTGCTGAGCAATCTCAAGATTGGAAGCACAGCCTTGTTCTACTGTCTCTGCCTCCGGCGCCGCCTCTCTGCACGACAGGGCTTAGCCCTGCTGCTGCTTATGGCAGCAGGGGCCTGCTATGCAGCTGGGGGCCTCCAGGATCCTGGCAGCATCCTGCCTAGGTCCACCGAGGCAGGAGCTGCCAGCCCCATGCCCCTGCACATCACTCCCCTGGGACTGCTGCTTCTCATCTTGTATTGCATCATCTCTGGTTTGTCGTCCGTGTATACAGAACTGATCATGAAGCGCCAGCGACTGCCCTTGGCCCTTCAGAACCTCTTCCTCTACACTTTTGGTGTGCTTCTGAACCTCGGCCTGTACGCAGGCAGCAGTCCAGGCCCAAGCCTCCTGGAGGGTTTCTCAGGCTGGGCAGTGCTCATGGTGCTAAGCCAGGCCGTGAACGGACTGCTCATGTCAGCCATCATGAAGCACGGCAGTAGCATCACACGCCTCTTCGTTGTGTCCTGCTCTCTAGTGGTCAATGCTGTGCTCTCCGCAGCCCTGCTGCGACTGCAGCTCACTGCGGCCTTCTTCCTGGCCACGCTGCTCATTGGCCTGGCTGTGCATCTCTACTATGGCAGCCGCTAG
- the LOC126028337 gene encoding SLC35A4 upstream open reading frame protein, translated as MASTPATKEADCACACDCAVTSAGKMADDKDSLPKLKDLAFLKNQLEHLQRRVEDEVSSGVGQNGSLLSSPFLKGFLAGYVVAKLRASAVLGFAVGTCTGIYAAQAYAVPNVEKTLRDYLQSLRKGPD; from the exons ATGGCCTCAACGCCTGCCACCAAAGAGGCGGACTGCGCCTGCGCCTGCGACTGCGCTGTAACTTCGGCGGGGAAGATGGCGGATGACAAG GATTCCCTGCCCAAGCTTAAGGACCTGGCATTCCTCAAGAATCAGTTAGAACACCTGCAGCGGCGCGTGGAAGACGAAGTCAGCAGTGGTGTGGGTCAG AATGGCTCGCTCTTGTCCTCCCCATTCCTCAAGGGCTTCCTGGCTGGCTATGTGGTGGCCAAACTGAGAGCCTCTGCTGTATTGGGTTTTGCCGTGGGTACCTGCACTGGCATCTACGCAGCTCAGGCATATGCTGTGCCCAATGTGGAGAAGACATTGAGGGACTATCTGCAGTCACTGCGAAAGGGTCCTGACTAG
- the LOC126028336 gene encoding uncharacterized protein LOC126028336 has translation MGNVSLQEAEQELLAQVRPALSSVSWGYSVALLLRGREREAPRLVPQLLQVLFEETSVGSVPGLSTLSLVQLRSNGKAWDLLSPEARELSVLHVAPLGMVVEDAREVEVSDSKMASELYLQASRGEGRNCPLLQVLAGQVGEEEEKKEGSVPWIVSCLLDGNNYSGLLLRVDPQGSSLSFLQAALWGATLRRKLAKEVKPTLWDPEQEARGRRVGLKSLRSSLLGDTLTYGGLSQLARALRELQVVKAWSQRIVNWILRAEAGELQESQQMTDVASHSPGLLGQSQARRRASLGHGLYQKHPPRDSEEEAPDVALQFFLAQTQRQRLREQHQVLIQEEQKNLKQEEMADDQAKSLVAGEEVLKAQQRWHREQMVLRLQLEAVQVERDTAEQDLAALYELHVRAARAQTRHVLQVFQAWRGLWVEQAADREHHHRSLLAGVLQDAINLATQNQELQVQNLQLSGDAPKSCI, from the exons ATGGGGAATGTCTCCCTGCAGGAGGCAGAGCAGGAGTTGCTTGCCCAAGTCCGACCTGCACTGAGTTCTGTGAGCTGGGGGTACAGCGTGGCCCTGCTGCTTCGGGGTCGGGAAAGAGAAGCACCCCGGCTTGTACCTCAG CTGCTGCAGGTACTGTTTGAGGAAACTTCcgtgggctctgttcctgggctGAGCACCTTGAGCCTGGTACAG CTCCGCAGCAATGGGAAGGCCTGGGACCTGCTGTCCCCTGAGGCGAGGGAGCTGTCGGTGCTGCATGTGGCCCCTCTGGGCAT GGTGGTTGAAGATGCCAGAGAAGTGGAGGTGTCTGACTCAAAAATGGCCTCTGAGTTGTACTTGCAAGCCTCAAGGGGTGAAGGCAG GAACTGCCCTCTGCTGCAGGTGCTGGCTGGTCAGGTTggtgaggaggaagagaagaaggagggcTCTGTGCCTTGGATTGTCTCTTGTCTCCTGGATGGAAACAACTACAGTGGCCTACTTCTTCGTGTGGACCCTCAAG GCAGCTCCCTGAGCTTTCTCCAGGCTGCTCTTTGGGGGGCCACGTTGAGGCGGAAGCTGGCAAAAGAGGTAAAGCCCACCCTGTGGGATCCAGAACAAGAGGCCCGGGGTCGTAGGGTGGGCCTGAAGAGCCTGCGTTCAAGTCTCCTGGGGGACACTCTGACCTATGGTGGGCTCAGCCAGCTGGCCAGGGCTCTGCGGGAGCTGCAG GTGGTAAAGGCCTGGAGCCAGCGTATAGTAAACTGGATACTCAGAGCTGAGGCAGGGGAGCTGCAAGAATCACAG CAGATGACAGATGTGGCAAGTCACAGCCCAGGCCTTCTGGGGCAGTCCCAAG CAAGAAGAAGAGCATCTCTAGGACATGGTCTCTATCAAAAGCATCCTCCCAGGGACTCCGAGGAAGAG GCCCCAGATGTGGCCCTGCAGTTCTTCCTGGCCCAGACCCAGAGGCAGAGACTTCGAGAACAGCACCAAGTTTTGATTCAAGAGGAACAGAAGAATTTGAAACAGGAGGAGATGGCAGATGACCAGGCTAAAAGTCTTGTGGCTGGTGAGGAG GTACTCAAGGCCCAGCAGAGATGGCACAGGGAGCAGATGGTGCTGAGACTCCAGCTGGAGGCAGTTCAGGTGGAGCGAGACACTGCGGAGCAGGACCTGGCTGCGCTCTATGAGCTGCATGTGCGGGCTGCCCGTGCTCAGACACGCCATGTGCTGCAG GTGTTCCAAGCCTGGAGAGGGCTGTGGGTAGAACAAGCTGCAGACCGAGAGCACCACCACCGCAGCCTGCTGGCAGGAGTCCTGCAAGATGCTATCAACCTGGccacacagaaccaggagttacaaGTCCAGAACTTGCAGCTTAGTGGG GATGCGCCCAAGAGTTGCATCTAA